The Malus domestica chromosome 17, GDT2T_hap1 genome contains the following window.
CTGGGTGGGGGAGCTGGGACGAGGCTTTACCCATTAACCAAGAAGCGTGCGAAGCCTGCTGTTCCATTGGGAGCAAACTACAGGCTGATCGATATCCCAGTCAGTAATTGCCTCAACAGCAACGTGTCCAAGATCTATGTGCTGACCCAGTTCAATTCCGCTTCGCTCAATCGCCATCTTTCTCGTGCTTATGCTAGTAACATGGGTGGCTACAAAAATGAAGGCTTTGTTGAGGTTCTTGCTGCCCAGCAGAGCCCTGAGAATCCCAATTGGTTTCAGGTGATTAAAAAGCTTGTTTCAAATTGTGGGGTTGTGTTGGAATCGGGTTTCGATTGGTTTTTGAGTTtggatttttggtttttattggTTTTTGAGTTGGGATATTTGGTTTTGGTCTTTACAGGGTACCGCGGATGCCGTGAGACAGTACTTGTGGTTGTTTGAGGAGCACAATGTGTTGGAATTTTTGGTTCTTGCTGGGGATCATTTGTATAGGATGGACTATGAGAAGTTTATTCAGGCGCATAGAGAAACTGATGCAGACATCACTGTGGCTGCTCTGCCCATGGATGAGAAGCGCGCTACCGCCTTTGGTTTGATGAAGATTGATGAAGAGGGAAGGATTATTGAGTTTGCTGAGAAACCAAAAGGGGAGCAACTCAAAGCTATGAAGGTGAACGATCCACTTGCAGATTGTTTTTCATTATTTAGTACGTTACGTATGCGTTTCATTTTGAACTTCAAACGCTTGTGGGTTTAGGTGTGTGATTGATTATTGATGCAAGATGTTGTTTGTTATATAGGTTGATACAACTATCCTGGGTCTTGATGATGAGAGAGCTAAAGAGATGCCTTATATTGCCAGCATGGGTATATATGTTGTGAGCAAAAATATCATGTTAGATCTACTTCGAGACAAGTTTCCTGGTGCAAATGATTTCGGGAGTGAAGTTATTCCAGGCGCAACTTCCATTGGTTTGAGAGTAAGTTTTCATTCATATATTTTGTTCTGTAATTTCTATGAAAGATCAATCAAAAGAGGTGGAAAAGATTGGAATAGTTGTTGGTATTACATAATTGCAAATATCTTTCATTCGAAACTGAACAAATCCCTTTGTACTGAAAAAGATAGTATCCTAAATTGATTTTATATGGTCTGATAAATATTTCCCAGTTCTACACTTTCTGTCCCCTGCTACCCTTCATCCAGATATTCAGCCCCCGGAATACTAATTATTAATGCCTACAGGTTCAAGCTTATTTGTATGATGGCTACTGGGAAGATATTGGTACCATTGAGGCTTTCTACAATGCAAACTTGGGGATAACAAAAAAACCAATTCCAGATTTCAGGTACCTTTTATTCTATAACTTGTTTGTATTCCTGTTTTGTTTGGCCAATTCATATGTTATGCTCTCAGTTTGATCTGGATTTAGTATTCCGGCCTAATTTTGAACTTTATACTGTAGCTTTTATGATCGTTCATCCCCTATCTACACCCAACCTCGGTATTTACCTCCATCGAAAATGCTTGATGCTGATGTCACAGATAGTGTTATTGGCGAGGGATGTGTAATAAAGGTAAGTTCTTTGTAGAAACATTCAGCATTTTGCTAAATTGTTTCGTTATGATGCCACATCATAGTCCCGTGTTCTCTTcaatttcagaaaaacttgcATCTATGTGCTATCGTTGCAAGAAACGGGGATCAGTATAACCTATTTCAGTCCTGCTCTTTAACCCAATCCTATCTTTTACATAAACACAGAACTGTAAAATTCACCATTCAGTCGTTGGACTTCGGTCTTGCATAGCAGAGGGTGCTGTCATTGAAGACACATTACTGATGGGAGCTGACTACTATGAGGTAAAACCTGCTGTAGATTGAGCACTTGCTGCGTTTTATTTTAAGTCAAGACATGACcgtataaacattttttgtttgttttatagaGATGAATGGACTTTCCTTAGAAATACTGTCATTGTTCATTTGACCTTTCTATGGGTTGGATAGATTATACTGATGCAACTGTTGTGATTGTCCCAGACTGATGCTGACAGGAGGTTCCTATCTGCGAAGGGCAGCGTGCCAATTGGTATTGGCAAGAATTCCCACATTAGGAGAGCTATAATTGATAAGAATGCGCGAATTGGAGAGAATGTTAAGGTAAGCATAGTATCATcttaatatgattttttttcagttttttattaattttaagtcTAAATTTTATGGACAGCCAATTTGAAACTTCTTAAATGGATACAGAAAACCGCTTCCTATATGTACTACCTATTTCCCACTTACATTCAATGCAATGTCTGGTTCGACATACATTCAAATTAGAACTTTATTCTTCTTAGCTGATCACTCAaaacattttacattttatctTTATGAAACTGACCATCGACGAGTATGAACTGCAGATTATCAATAGCGACAATGTGCAAGAAGCAGCAAGAGAAACAGACGGATATTTCATAAAGAGCGGGATTGTCACAGTGATCAAGGATGCCTTGATTCCTAGTGGAACAGTAATCTAGCCGCCTCCTTATTTTCCACTCGTTTAATGCCAAGAGCGAAGGTTCTTTTGAGTTACTGGGCTGAGATGCAGCTCTAGCAACTTAGCAAGTACTTTGAGCCGTTCTGTCTTCTCTTCATGTAATGTACATTTCACGGTACTACGATGTAGTTAATGAGGAAGAGACGAATTTGCTGTAGATGCTCAACTTCTATCTCAAATAAAGTTTTTTGCCAATTGTTCACTTCacatagtgttgatagatgaaactcaggaaggggtaaatgcaaagcttaacctttggagagaagtgttggaatctaaaggtcttcgcctaagccgatcaaagacagaatatatggagtgcaagttcagtgcaaatggaggccaaaacgagttaggggtgaggatcggagatcaagaaataccaaagagcgaccgttttcgttacctaggatctatcttgcaaaagaacggagaattagatggagatctcaaccatagaatacaagctggatggatgaagtggaagagtgcatccggcgtgttgtgtgaccgccgtatgccactgaagctcaagggaaaattttataggacggcaataaggccggcgatgctgtatggcacagaatgttgggcagtgaaacatcaacacgtacacaaaatgggtgtagcggagatgaggatgcttcgttggatgtgtgggcacacgagaaaggataagattaggaatgaggatatccggggtaaagtaggagtagccgaaattgaaggaaagatgagagaaaatcggttacggtggtttggacatgtgcaaagaaggcctactgacgctccgattagaagatgcgactatgggacagaggttcagggccgaaggggtagaggaagacctaggaaaactttggaagagactctaagaaaagacttagagtacttggatctaacgaaggacatgacacaggatcgagcacaatggcgttctaagattcatatagc
Protein-coding sequences here:
- the LOC103405088 gene encoding glucose-1-phosphate adenylyltransferase small subunit, chloroplastic/amyloplastic, which codes for MASSSMAANGVLTPRSSVLPNSKQTQNISRLSFSGSHLSGTKIPAPSTCMRKCPTHRVPPLVVSPKAVSDSKNSQTCLDPDASRSVLGIILGGGAGTRLYPLTKKRAKPAVPLGANYRLIDIPVSNCLNSNVSKIYVLTQFNSASLNRHLSRAYASNMGGYKNEGFVEVLAAQQSPENPNWFQGTADAVRQYLWLFEEHNVLEFLVLAGDHLYRMDYEKFIQAHRETDADITVAALPMDEKRATAFGLMKIDEEGRIIEFAEKPKGEQLKAMKVDTTILGLDDERAKEMPYIASMGIYVVSKNIMLDLLRDKFPGANDFGSEVIPGATSIGLRVQAYLYDGYWEDIGTIEAFYNANLGITKKPIPDFSFYDRSSPIYTQPRYLPPSKMLDADVTDSVIGEGCVIKNCKIHHSVVGLRSCIAEGAVIEDTLLMGADYYETDADRRFLSAKGSVPIGIGKNSHIRRAIIDKNARIGENVKIINSDNVQEAARETDGYFIKSGIVTVIKDALIPSGTVI